In Gordonia sp. SL306, the genomic window ACACCACCCAGTACGTCGAGTCCGGACGACCGGGCCGGGGCAACATCTTCGCTCGACTCCCGGGGCCGGTCGACTCCGACCGCGGGGCACTACTCGTGCACGGTCATCTCGACGTGGTCCCCGCGGAACCCGCGGACTGGAGCGTGCACCCCTTCTCCGGGACCGTCTCGGACGGATACATCTGGGGTCGCGGCGCGGTCGACATGAAGGACATGGTCGGCATGGCGCTGGCGCTCGCGCGTCAGTTCAAACGTGACGGCACCGTCCCGCCGCGGGAGATCGTCTTCGCCTTCCTCGCCGACGAGGAGGCGGGCGGCACCTGGGGCTCCCACTGGCTGGTCGAGAACCGGCCCGACCTCTTCGAGGGGATCACCGAGGCGGTTGGCGAGGTCGGCGGATTCTCCCTCACCGTCGATCGGCCCGACGGTACGCAGCGGCGCCTCTATCTGGTCGAGACCGCCGAGAAGGGTCTGTCGTGGATGCGGCTGACGGCCGACGCCACGGCCGGACACGGCTCCTTCCTGCACTCCGACAACGCGGTCACCGAAGTCGCGGAAGCAGTTGCCCGCCTTGGCAGGCACACATTTCCGTTGGTCATGACCGAATCGGTGAGCCAGTTCCTGGCCACGGTCTCCGACGAGACCGGACTGGATCTGAGCCCCGACGCCCCCGACCTCGACACGACCTTGTTCAAGCTCGGCAATCTGGCCCGCATCATCGGCGCCACGCTGCGCGACACCGCGAACCCGACAATGCTCAAGGCCGGCTACAAGGCCAACGTGATCCCGCAGAAGGCCGAGGCGGTTGTCGACTGCCGCGTGCTGCCCGGGCGTCAGGAGGCGTTCGAGAAGGAGGTCGACGATCTCATCGGCCCCACTGTGACCCGCGAGTGGATCACCCATCTCGATTCGTACGAGACGACCTTCGACGGCCATCTGGTCGATGCGATGAACGACGCGATCCTCGCCCATGACCCACAGGGCATGACTGTCCCGTACATGCTCTCCGGCGGCACCGACGCGAAGGCGTTCGCCAAGCTCGGCATCCGCTGCTTCGGCTTCGCCCCACTGCAACTCCCGCGGGAGTTGGATTTCGCCGCACTGTTCCATGGTGTGGACGAGCGTGTACCCGTCGACGCGGTGGTGTTCGGGACCAAGGTGTTCGAGCACTTTCTGCTACACAGTTGATGTACTGGAGTCCGTTGCGCGTTCGACCTGTTCCGCGCTGACCCGAGAAAGGTGTTCTGATGTCGTTCAACCCGTACGACCCGCTACCGACACTGCCCGGTTTCACCCTGACGTCGGAAAGCATCGCCGACGGCGGTCCGCTGCGCAACGAGCAGGTGAGCGGGATCATGGGGGCAGGCGGCGAAGATCTGTCGCCGCAACTGACATGGTCCGGATTCCCCTCGGAGACCAAGAGTTTCGCGGTCACCGTGTACGACCCCGACGCACCGACAGCGTCGGGTTTCTGGCACTGGGCGGTCGCCGACATCCCGGTCTCGGCGACCACGCTGCCTGCGGGGGCCGGTGACGACACCGGCAGCGGGCTGCCTTCGGGTGCGGTGACGCTCGCCAACGACGCGGCACAGAAGCGGTTCATCGGCGCCGCCCCGCCGCCCGGCCACGGTCCTCACCGTTACTTCGTGGTGGTGCACGCCGTCGATGTCGAGTCGCTCGGTCTGCCCGACGGCGCGACCCCTGCGTACCTCGGCTTCAACCTGTTCTCGCATGCGATCGCGCGGGCCACCATCGTCGGCACCTACGAACAGGCCTCCGAGGACATCTGAGTCGCCGACATCCTGAGTCGCCGACATCGTGGCCATGACACGCGACCACCGCGTGTCATGGCCACGAATCTGCGCTGCCGACCGCGTCGGCCAGACTCGCGAAGCCGCCGGCGCGCACCCGTTCGGCGATGCCGTCGTGGATCTCCTTGACCCACAACGGCCCGCCGTAGATGAATCCGGTGTAGCCCTGCAGGAGATCGGCGCCGGCGAGGATGCGCTCCCAGGCCTGATCCGCCGTCTCGATACCGCCGACGCTGACGAGCGCGACCTGTCCGCCGACCCGTGCATGGAGTCGGCGCAGCACGGCCAGCGACCGGTCGGCGAGCGGGGCCCCGGACAGGCCGCCCGCACCGAGGGCGGCGACGTCGTCGGCAGGGGTCTGCAGACCGCTGCGCTCGATAGTCGTGTTGGTCGCCACGATCCCGGCGAGCCCGAGTTCGACGGCGAGGTCGGCCACGGCATCGATGTCCGGGTCGGCGAGGTCGGGGGCGATCTTCACCAAGACCGGTACGGTGACCTCCTCCTGTACCGCCGTCAGGATCGGCCGCAACGAGTCGACCGCCTGGAGATCCCGGAGTCCCGGCGTGTTGGGCGAGCTCACGTTGACCACGACGAAGTCGGCGAGCGGGCCCAGTGCGCGCGCGCTGACCCGATAGTCGTCGACCGCGTCCTCGACCGGGACGACCTTCGTCTTGCCGATGTTGGCCCCGATCGGGACGCTCACCGGACCCGGTCGCAATGCGGCCAGATGCCGGGCGGCCTCGCCGGATCCGGGATTGTTGAACCCCATCCGGTTGACGAGCGCGCGGTCGGCGGGGAGGCGGAACAGTCGCGGGGTGGGGTTGCCGGGTTGCGCCTGTCCGGTGATGGTCCCGATCTCCGCATAGCCGAATCCGAACTGGCCCCAGGCGTTCACCGCCGAGGCACTCTTGTCGAATCCGGCCGCCAGCCCGAGAGGAGCGGGGAAGTCGACGCCGAACACGCGCTGACGTAGCACGGGATCGTGGGTGGCCAGGACCTGCGCGGCGAGCCCGCGCAGGATCGGGGCCCGACCGACGAGGCCGATGGCGCGGAAGGCGATCGCGTGGATGCGCTCCGGGGAGAGCCGGAACATCAACCGCAACAGGATCGGGTAGATCGCGCCGTTGATCCGGTTCAGCACGCGGTGGCACCTTCGTCGGGGTAGCCCGCATGGTCGAGGCCGGCATCAGAGCGACGGGGACCTGGCGGTTTCTTGCGGCGCAGCAATACTTTTCGCGTCCCGTCGGAGTAGAGCCGGACCCGCTTCAGCTCCCAGCCGCCGAACTCGGCCTCGATCGACAGCCGCAGCGCTGCGGTGATCCTGGTCACGTCGGGTGGCAGTGTCAACAGCACGCACTCGTGGGTATCCGAACTGACCTCCCAACCGCGAGGGTGGCGCGACCCGAACCGGGACGACGCGCGGCCGCGGCGGGGGGAGAGGCTGCCGGTGCTCTGGCTAGTCGACATGATCACCGACCCGACGGACCGACGCCCGCGACGCCTGGCGGCCGGTAGGCGGGCGGAACGACCTGCAGGCCACCCCGGTCCGACAAGACGTACACGGTGCCGGACGTGTTGTCGACGGCGATGCTGTCCGGTTGGGCGACCGCCGGGAATCGTTGCTTCGCCACGGGTTCGCCACCGGACAGGTCATAGGCCACCACCTCGTTGTTCGCCGTCGTCGACACCCACATCAGGTTGTGGGTGTCGTCGTAGTCTACGGCGTATGGGCCCGCGGACACGGGATACCGGAATCGCATGACCAGCGGAGATCCGAAGAATCCGATGATCTCGTCGTCGCGCGTGTTGGCGACCAGCACACGCCCGTACCGGTCGACGGTGGAGTTGGTGGCCCCGTTGCCCGCCCGCAGCGCAGGGCCGAGGTCGCCGTCGGAGATGGTGACCGGGGTGACCGAGGACTGTGCACGATCGAGGACGACGACCTGTTCGTCGGAGAGGTCGGCACCCGATGGCGACACGGTGATGTCATCGACCCGAATGAACTTGTCGATGACCCGGACCGGCTGCAGATCGCGATCGAAGACCAGCAGTCGACCGTCGGCGGTACCGAGCAGCACCTGTCCAGATGCGGTGCGTGCCACCGCGGTCGGGTCGGCGGCGGAGATCGGGGTGGTGGTCACCGCGCCGTCGGCGGCGATGCGTGCGATGACGTCCGAACCGACGCCTAGGAACGAACCATCGCCACCACCGACGATGCGGGTCAGGGGCGGTGTCGTCGATCGTTGCGGAACGTCGGAGATCCGGTCGGTGGCGTAACGCAGGACAGTGGTCCCGGCCGGATCGAGCACCGCGACGGTGCTGGAGTCGATCGCCAGTCCACGGCTGTGCGCGGGAGTCGGCACCACGGCACCTGCCGGCGCGGCGGCCGGGCCGGGCGGGGCCTGCTCGGCGGTCGCCGGTGTGACGGTCGGCACGTTCGGGGTGGACGAGGTGTCGCCGGAGGATCCGCACCCCGACACGACCACGACGGCAGCGATCGCGACGATCCCGGCGGCGATCGGCGCAGGCCTGCGCACCGCGGTGAACAGGTGGCTCGGGCGCGGTGATCTCGGCACGTGCATCTCACCATCTTGCGTCACGACGCCGATCCGGGACGCGCGGGGTCGCGGGATGACACGTGCCGGATCTGCGGCGGATGCCGGGAAACGCCGGTGTGGGCGATGCGGTGCCGCATCGGGTTTCCACGTAGCATCAGCCGCCGTGACAGACACCATGACGTGGATCCAGGCGATCGTGCTCGGCGCGCTGCAGGGTCTCACCGAGTTCCTGCCGATCTCGTCGTCGGGCCACCTGCGGATCGCATCCGAGATCATGTTCGGAGGGGATGCCGGCGCTTCCTTCACCGCGGTCACCCAGCTCGGGACCGAAGCGGCCGTGCTCGTCTACTTCGCGCGCGACATCGTGCGGATCGTGGCGGCATGGTTCCGCGGCCTGACGAATCAGGAGGAGCGTGGCCTCGACTACCGCATCGGCTGGTACGTGATCTTCGCGACCATCCCGATCGGTGTGCTGGGATTCCTGTTCAAGGACCAGATCCGGACCACCGGGCGCAACCTCTGGCTGGTCGCGACCGTGTTGATCGTGTTCGCAGGCGTCATCTGGCTCGCCGAGCGCTATGGGCGCAAGGAACGGTCGATGGAACAGTTGACGCTGCGCGACGGCGTCGTGATGGGACTGGCCCAGTGTCTTGCCTTGGTGCCCGGGGTCTCGCGATCGGGGGCGACCGCCAGTGCCGGACTGTTCCTCGGGCTTGAGAGAGAAGCGGCATTTCGTTTCTCGTTCCTGCTCGCCATTCCCGCGGTGACCGCGTCGGGGTTGTTCAGCCTTCCCGACGCGTTCGACCCCAGCGGCGAGGGGATGGAGGCATCCGGACCGCAGCTGCTGGTCGCCACGCTCATCGCCTTCGTCATCGGTTATGCGTCGATCGCCTGGCTGCTGCGCTTCGTCAGCGCCCATTCGATGAACTGGTTCGGCGCGTACCGCGTGATTCTCGGGCTCACCGTGATGGGCCTGCTCGCCGGGGGCGTGATCAGCGCCACGTGACCCGACCCGGCATGACGTCGGCGGACCGTCGCGCCGCGATCCGTGTGGGCGGCTACGCCTATGGTTGAGATATGACCGTGATTCTGGTGCGACACGGACGTTCCACGGCCAACACCTCGGGGGTGCTCGCTGGGAGGACGCCCGGGGTCTGCCTCGACGACAAGGGGCGTGAACAGGCCGCCGCCCTGATCGACCGGCTCGGTGTGTGCATGGATGAGATAGCCGCGGTGGCGAGATCCCCGTTGGATCGCTGTGCGCAGACCGTGGCGCCGCTGATGTCGGTGCTTGCCGCCGACACCGATCGTGACGTCCCCGAACTGGTGGTGGATGCCCTCGCGGAGGTCGACTACGGGGAGTGGACGAACAGGCCGATCAAGGAGTTGCTCTCGGAGCCGCTCTGGAAGACGGTGCAGCAGCATCCGTCGGCCGCGGTGTTTCCGGGTGGCGAGGGCCTCGCAGCTGTCCAGGCGCGGGCCGTCGCCGCGATCCGCGACCTCGACCGGGTGCACGGGGGCGAGGACGGCAGCGGCGTCTGGGTTGCCT contains:
- a CDS encoding quinone-dependent dihydroorotate dehydrogenase, with the protein product MLNRINGAIYPILLRLMFRLSPERIHAIAFRAIGLVGRAPILRGLAAQVLATHDPVLRQRVFGVDFPAPLGLAAGFDKSASAVNAWGQFGFGYAEIGTITGQAQPGNPTPRLFRLPADRALVNRMGFNNPGSGEAARHLAALRPGPVSVPIGANIGKTKVVPVEDAVDDYRVSARALGPLADFVVVNVSSPNTPGLRDLQAVDSLRPILTAVQEEVTVPVLVKIAPDLADPDIDAVADLAVELGLAGIVATNTTIERSGLQTPADDVAALGAGGLSGAPLADRSLAVLRRLHARVGGQVALVSVGGIETADQAWERILAGADLLQGYTGFIYGGPLWVKEIHDGIAERVRAGGFASLADAVGSADSWP
- a CDS encoding YbhB/YbcL family Raf kinase inhibitor-like protein, with product MMSFNPYDPLPTLPGFTLTSESIADGGPLRNEQVSGIMGAGGEDLSPQLTWSGFPSETKSFAVTVYDPDAPTASGFWHWAVADIPVSATTLPAGAGDDTGSGLPSGAVTLANDAAQKRFIGAAPPPGHGPHRYFVVVHAVDVESLGLPDGATPAYLGFNLFSHAIARATIVGTYEQASEDI
- a CDS encoding DUF5703 family protein, producing MSTSQSTGSLSPRRGRASSRFGSRHPRGWEVSSDTHECVLLTLPPDVTRITAALRLSIEAEFGGWELKRVRLYSDGTRKVLLRRKKPPGPRRSDAGLDHAGYPDEGATAC
- a CDS encoding M20/M25/M40 family metallo-hydrolase encodes the protein MTSQPVVDRAVDEVVDIVSRLIRFDTTNTGEADTTKGEEECAKWVAQLLEEVGYTTQYVESGRPGRGNIFARLPGPVDSDRGALLVHGHLDVVPAEPADWSVHPFSGTVSDGYIWGRGAVDMKDMVGMALALARQFKRDGTVPPREIVFAFLADEEAGGTWGSHWLVENRPDLFEGITEAVGEVGGFSLTVDRPDGTQRRLYLVETAEKGLSWMRLTADATAGHGSFLHSDNAVTEVAEAVARLGRHTFPLVMTESVSQFLATVSDETGLDLSPDAPDLDTTLFKLGNLARIIGATLRDTANPTMLKAGYKANVIPQKAEAVVDCRVLPGRQEAFEKEVDDLIGPTVTREWITHLDSYETTFDGHLVDAMNDAILAHDPQGMTVPYMLSGGTDAKAFAKLGIRCFGFAPLQLPRELDFAALFHGVDERVPVDAVVFGTKVFEHFLLHS
- a CDS encoding MSMEG_4193 family putative phosphomutase yields the protein MTVILVRHGRSTANTSGVLAGRTPGVCLDDKGREQAAALIDRLGVCMDEIAAVARSPLDRCAQTVAPLMSVLAADTDRDVPELVVDALAEVDYGEWTNRPIKELLSEPLWKTVQQHPSAAVFPGGEGLAAVQARAVAAIRDLDRVHGGEDGSGVWVACSHGDVIKAVIADAMGMHLDSFQRIVVEPASISVIRYGPTRPYVHTVNSTAVLSVPPPHREKAASSNGSAEDTAGEDAVVGGATGVDGRDRGDKAAATPLARG
- a CDS encoding YncE family protein, which translates into the protein MHVPRSPRPSHLFTAVRRPAPIAAGIVAIAAVVVVSGCGSSGDTSSTPNVPTVTPATAEQAPPGPAAAPAGAVVPTPAHSRGLAIDSSTVAVLDPAGTTVLRYATDRISDVPQRSTTPPLTRIVGGGDGSFLGVGSDVIARIAADGAVTTTPISAADPTAVARTASGQVLLGTADGRLLVFDRDLQPVRVIDKFIRVDDITVSPSGADLSDEQVVVLDRAQSSVTPVTISDGDLGPALRAGNGATNSTVDRYGRVLVANTRDDEIIGFFGSPLVMRFRYPVSAGPYAVDYDDTHNLMWVSTTANNEVVAYDLSGGEPVAKQRFPAVAQPDSIAVDNTSGTVYVLSDRGGLQVVPPAYRPPGVAGVGPSGR
- a CDS encoding undecaprenyl-diphosphate phosphatase; its protein translation is MTDTMTWIQAIVLGALQGLTEFLPISSSGHLRIASEIMFGGDAGASFTAVTQLGTEAAVLVYFARDIVRIVAAWFRGLTNQEERGLDYRIGWYVIFATIPIGVLGFLFKDQIRTTGRNLWLVATVLIVFAGVIWLAERYGRKERSMEQLTLRDGVVMGLAQCLALVPGVSRSGATASAGLFLGLEREAAFRFSFLLAIPAVTASGLFSLPDAFDPSGEGMEASGPQLLVATLIAFVIGYASIAWLLRFVSAHSMNWFGAYRVILGLTVMGLLAGGVISAT